DNA from Kitasatospora acidiphila:
GAAGGCGACCAGGCGGCTGAGCGCGTCCGGGTCCATGCTCGGCAGCACGCCGTGGCCCAGGTTGAAGATGTGGCCGCTGGTGCTCAGCGAGGAGGCCGCGTGCAGCACCTCGCGGGCCTTGGTCTCCACCACCTTGGTGGGGCCGAAGAGCACCGCCGGGTCGAGGTTGCCCTGCAGCGCCTTGTCGGCGCCGACCCGGCTGGAGGCCACGTCCAGCGGCACCCGCCAGTCCACCCCGACCACGTCGGCGCCGGCCTTGCCCATCAGGCCGAGCAGCTCGCCGGTGCCGACACCGAAGTGGATCCGCGGCACGCCGTACTCGGCGACCGACTCGAAGACCTTGGTGCTGGCCGGCATGACGGAGCGCCGGTAGTCGTCGGGCGCCAGCGAGCCGACCCAGGAGTCGAAGAGCTGCACGGCGGAGGCGCCGGCCTCGATCTGCACCTTGAGGAAGGCGGAGGTGATCACCGCGAGCCGGTCCACCAGCTCGGCCCAGAGCTCCGGCTCGCCGTACATCATGGCCTTGGTCCGCTCGTGGTTCTTCGACGGACCGCCCTCGATGAGGTAGCTGGCCAGGGTGAACGGGGCGCCCGCGAAGCCGATCAGCGGGGTGCTGCCGAGCTCGTCGACCAGCAGGCCGACCGCCTCGGTGACGTAGGGGACGTCGTCCGGCTCCAGCGGGCGCAGCCGCTGCAGGTCTGCCCTGGTGCGGATCGGGTCGGCGATCACCGGGCCGATGCCGGCCTTGATGTCGACGTCGATGCCGATCGCCTTGAGCGGCACCACGATGTCGCTGAAGAAGATCGCCGCGTCCACCTTGTGCCGGCGGACCGGCTGCAGGGTGATCTCCTTGACCAGCTCGGGACGCATGCAGGAGTCCAGCATCGGGATACCCTCGCGCACCTTGTGGTACTCGGGCAGCGAGCGGCCGGCCTGCCGCATGAACCAGACCGGGGTGTGCGGCACCGGCTCGTGCCGGCAGGCGCGCAGGAAGGCGGAGTCGTACGCGGCGCTGCGGTGCGCGGCGGGCTGGGCTGCGGTCGTCTCACTCACCCCCTCATCCTCCCACGCGCCATGGACGCCACCGGCCCCGGACGGCCGCAGGAAGATCCTTTTCCACGCCGGCGCTGCGTGCCGGTCCTGGGGAACTGCCGCGCAGGGCCTAGTCTTCAGCTCATGGCATCGGTCGGTGGGAACCCCGCGCAGCACGGCGGAACGAACAAGGAGTCGGCTTCCTCTCCCGCGGCGGAGCCGCCGGCCGACGTCTTCCGCAGTGTTGTCGAGACGCTCACGGCCCTGCCGGTGCGTCCCGAGGTCCAGTTGTCGGCGGCGCCGGCGCCGCGTCGGCTGGCCCCGTTCAGCTGGGCGGTTACCGCCACGGTCGAGGTGGACGGCGAGGAGCTGGCCGACGGGCGGTTCGTGCTGCTGTACGACCCGGCGGGCCAGGAGGCCTGGCACGGCGAGTTCCGGGTGGTCACCATGACCCGGGCCGAGCTGGAGCCGGAGATCGCCGGTGATCCGATGCTGGGCGAGGTCGGCTGGTCCTGGCTGATGGACGCGTTGCAGGCGCACGGCGCCGGGTACGCGGAGCCGGGCGGCACGGTGACCCATGCCGCCTCGCAGTTCTTCGGCGCGCTGTCGGACCGCCCGGACAGCACCGAGATCGAGCTGCGGGCCTCCTGGACGCCGGCCGACGGCCGGTTCGAGCGGCATCTGACGGCCTGGGCGGACCTGCTGTGCGTCTGCGCCGGGCTGCCGCCGACGGTGCCCGCGCCGCTGCCGCAGACCGACACCGCATCACTCGGCGGAGTGGTCCCGATGCCCGCGCGGCGCCGCCCCCGATCACACTGAAGGCTGACGGCCATTCAGGGCCGCCCCAACCCGGGTACCCCCTGCTCACGGGCATGACGGGCCGTCAATCAATCGCCCCGGCCTGACCGTTTCGTGCCGCTTCTGAGCGGTTCTGACCGTTTTCTGGGCATGTCGCATCAATCATCCGCACGATTCGTCCGTATTGTGACTCACTAGATCGTGATCATTCGCTAAAGCCGGGCACGGATGATGCCGAAGCAGTCTGTGACCCTTTAAACACGCGGAACACTCCGACTCCTTCGCCCATCGGGGTTCCGTCCGCCACTCCCCTCAGGAG
Protein-coding regions in this window:
- the hemE gene encoding uroporphyrinogen decarboxylase, with translation MSETTAAQPAAHRSAAYDSAFLRACRHEPVPHTPVWFMRQAGRSLPEYHKVREGIPMLDSCMRPELVKEITLQPVRRHKVDAAIFFSDIVVPLKAIGIDVDIKAGIGPVIADPIRTRADLQRLRPLEPDDVPYVTEAVGLLVDELGSTPLIGFAGAPFTLASYLIEGGPSKNHERTKAMMYGEPELWAELVDRLAVITSAFLKVQIEAGASAVQLFDSWVGSLAPDDYRRSVMPASTKVFESVAEYGVPRIHFGVGTGELLGLMGKAGADVVGVDWRVPLDVASSRVGADKALQGNLDPAVLFGPTKVVETKAREVLHAASSLSTSGHIFNLGHGVLPSMDPDALSRLVAFVHEASAR
- a CDS encoding DUF3000 domain-containing protein, whose protein sequence is MASVGGNPAQHGGTNKESASSPAAEPPADVFRSVVETLTALPVRPEVQLSAAPAPRRLAPFSWAVTATVEVDGEELADGRFVLLYDPAGQEAWHGEFRVVTMTRAELEPEIAGDPMLGEVGWSWLMDALQAHGAGYAEPGGTVTHAASQFFGALSDRPDSTEIELRASWTPADGRFERHLTAWADLLCVCAGLPPTVPAPLPQTDTASLGGVVPMPARRRPRSH